The Rhizobium rosettiformans genomic sequence GGCAACCTCGTCGATGCCAAGGCTCGTGATGCGGCTGATAGCACGGCTTCGGATGACGACAGATCTGACGGCGATCGCGATTTCCGCTTCGTCCGGGCAGACGGCAAGGGCCAGCCACTTGTTCTGCGCGGGGAGGCTGCGTCTTCTCCTGAGCAGGCCGAACAGAAGGCCGTTGAAACGGTCACGGTGGTCGACAGCCGCCGCTACATCGCTCCAGTCTCGACGTCCAACGCTGCGTCCATCACCGCAGCGATGCTGGGTGACAATGACTGGCTCGGCGCCATGGCGCCCGGCTCCGAGCTCGCCAATGCCGCCGCCCAGTCCAGCCAGGGCAAGGTCGTGCATACGTTGAAGCTTCAGATGACGCCGATTGACCTCGGCAGCGTCACCGCAACTCTGCGCCTGTCCGGTGAAGAACTGAGCGTACAGTTGACCGTGGACAACGCGGCGGCCTTCCGTCAGCTCTCCAACGATCAGAGCGACATCTTGAAGGCACTCCGGGCGCAGGGTCTCGTCGTCGACCAGGTCCAGGTGACCATGCAGACCTCATCGGCCGATCGGAGCGCGGACGCCGGACAGAATGGTTCCCAGAACCAGCAGACCGGTCAACAGACCTTCCAGCCCGGAAATCAGGGTGGTGAACGACAGCAGCGCGGTGACGCGCCAGGAAATACCGTGAGGATGGCGGATGAGCGTGTGGCTGATACGACGGATGTTCCCGCTTCCGGCAATCGCGGCGCTCGCCCTGATCAGCTTTACGTCTGAGGCAGAGGCAAGTCGCGGCGCCTGTGAGGGCGCCATCGGCGCGGCCGCAGCCAAATACGGCGTTCCCGAAGGCATCCTCTATTCGGTCGGCCTGACAGAGACTGGCCGCAAAGGGAGCCTTGCGCCCTATGCCATGAACGTCGAGGGCAAAGCCTATTATTTCGACGATCTGGATGCGGCTCTCGATGCTTTCGAGCGGGCAAGAATGGGTGGTGCGAAGCTGATCGACGTCGGATGCATGCAGATCAATCAGCACTTCCACGGAGAGCACTTTACCTCAGTCGAGGCGATGTTCGACCCGAAGCGCAACGTGGAGTATGCCGCACGCTTCCTGAGCAACCTGCACAATCGTCACGAAACCTGGACTATGGCGGTCGCCCGCTATCACGCGGGCCCCAACAATGATCCCGCCCAGAAGCGTTACGTGTGCCGTGTGATCTCCAATCTGGTCGCAACGGGATACGGAAACTGGACGCCTAATGCGCGACAATTTTGCGGTGAATAACAATTCTGGGTTGTTTGACAGCCACGATTGTGCCGATTTGCCAATTGTGGCGACACTGCGGTAGTCGGAGGTCCGGCAAGACCTTGTGCGAAACTTGCGTTAACTTTTCCACTGGAAAATAGTGCCTATTTAGTTAAAAACCTACTAGATCTAGTTCAAATCGGCACCAAAAGGTTAATCAATCGTTAATAACTATGGTTAAGTTCTCCTAGTTGTTCATGAATCCCCCGATTCGTACCCATGGTGCATCGAAACACCACACTGATTCGGAGGCGGCTGAATGATCGTCGTGGTAGATGAGCGCGAGCTCGTGAAAGACGGATACACATCACTATTTGGACGCGAGGGGATTCCCTCGACGGGGTTCGACCCCCGCGAGTTCGGGGAATGGGTCAATACGGCGGCCGATTCCGACATCGCGGCGGTTGAAGCATTCGTGCTCGGCCAAGGCGAGATGACCCTCGAATTGCCGCGTGCAATTCGCGACCGGACCCAGGCACCGGTGATCGCGGTCAGCGATCAGCCATCCCTCGAGGCAACTCTGGCACTTTTTGATTGCGGCGTCGATGACGTCGTTCGCAAGCCTGTGCATCCCCGTGAGATCCTGGCGCGTGCTGCGGCAATCCGCAGGCGTCTGCGGGCAATCACCAATTTCACCGAGATCGGCCCGATCAAGGTCTTCTCCGACGGCCGTGATCCCGAGATCGCCGGTGACGTCTTCGCCCTGCCGCGCCGCGAGCGCCGCATCCTCGAATATTTGGTCGCAAATCG encodes the following:
- a CDS encoding transglycosylase SLT domain-containing protein, yielding MFPLPAIAALALISFTSEAEASRGACEGAIGAAAAKYGVPEGILYSVGLTETGRKGSLAPYAMNVEGKAYYFDDLDAALDAFERARMGGAKLIDVGCMQINQHFHGEHFTSVEAMFDPKRNVEYAARFLSNLHNRHETWTMAVARYHAGPNNDPAQKRYVCRVISNLVATGYGNWTPNARQFCGE
- a CDS encoding flagellar hook-length control protein FliK; this encodes MMDAISAPRMPATDASAAPAGSGRADKAADDSSFSKVLSKSGEQEAGASRQDRTRDETDASDADVDQPIAKTGTRAGERSFPAIDEALLAQLDALPDDISTGDLIRALAKAQGKGNGNSQGDKEPQVEIEGLDPQLKAQLAKAMAAVRDRKETGEGEPAAAEQAAGEATAPETPVADLADVLQLLAGGKIDPTDKGQEPTKGDKAAKDEQKVLPGNLVDAKARDAADSTASDDDRSDGDRDFRFVRADGKGQPLVLRGEAASSPEQAEQKAVETVTVVDSRRYIAPVSTSNAASITAAMLGDNDWLGAMAPGSELANAAAQSSQGKVVHTLKLQMTPIDLGSVTATLRLSGEELSVQLTVDNAAAFRQLSNDQSDILKALRAQGLVVDQVQVTMQTSSADRSADAGQNGSQNQQTGQQTFQPGNQGGERQQRGDAPGNTVRMADERVADTTDVPASGNRGARPDQLYV
- the rem gene encoding transcriptional activator Rem, whose protein sequence is MIVVVDERELVKDGYTSLFGREGIPSTGFDPREFGEWVNTAADSDIAAVEAFVLGQGEMTLELPRAIRDRTQAPVIAVSDQPSLEATLALFDCGVDDVVRKPVHPREILARAAAIRRRLRAITNFTEIGPIKVFSDGRDPEIAGDVFALPRRERRILEYLVANRGRRVSKTQIFNAIYGIFDEEVEENVVESHISKLRKKLRKKLGFDPVDSKRFLGYCIDWS